A window of Narcine bancroftii isolate sNarBan1 chromosome 6, sNarBan1.hap1, whole genome shotgun sequence genomic DNA:
taacagaagagactttacttactgatgtcttccaccatctcaggaaaatgTTCACACACACATGtgggccccccccaccccacctcacagtggtgcactacagtgagaagggtgtattcttacacggttacaaactagttcacattatcctgactacatAACATTTTTCAACAGCTATTATTAGAGTATTTCCAGAAGAAAAATAACAAGGACCCAGTAAAAACCTTATTATATAGACCTATCTTGCTtttgaatgctgattataaagaTACTTGCGGAAGTAGTAGCTAATTGACTGggacaatatttaccaaaattgatacataaagataatgtgggatttgttaaagaatGACACTCTTCAAATAGTTTGGATAGTTtggttatttaatataatacatatggctaaattaaaactaaattcCAGTATAACAGTCTCCCTTGACACAAAAAAGGAACTCGACTGGTTAGAATGGCCTTgtttatttaaaatgctggagaaattttggATAGTTAGAACattcataaattggataaaaactctatcATAAACCAAAAgcaaaaattataactaatagtcAAATGTCAGCGGTATTCCCTTGGAGAAGATTGAGTAGGCAGGGATTTCCCCTTGTCCCAAGCAACCTTTTAATCCCTGCGATTAAACCACAGGTGGAAATTATAAGGATTGATTTGCATATTAAAGACTTCAAAGTTGGataagaagaatataaaattagccTATTTGCTGATTTATATGCTACTATATTTATCTAACCCTGCTGAGTCTCTGGAGAAAGTACAAAGACTAGAATAACATGGAAGAAGAGTTTCAAGTTATAAAATTATTATCACGAAAAGTGAGATGAACTTTTGATTATGATAGCTATCAAAAAgaaagtagatttaaatggaaagtaaatggaattaaatatttaggaataatgactaACAATAACCCAtagaatttgtataaattaaattatactccACTGTTAGGGAAGATAGAGAAGGAGCTGATTACTTTGATGGGAAAGGTTAACTACATCAAAATGAAAGCgatgccaagattacaatatctttttcaatcactgcCTATTTCTTTGCCAAAACTTGTCTTTAAATTATTAAGTAACTGTATTAGGCAATTCCTATGGAACAATAAGGTGCCGAGAATATCGCTGAAAAAAATTAATGCAGAATTATAAAATGGGAGGACTTAGGCTACCAGATTTTAGAAAATATAATGACAGCACAAGCCAGATTCCTTGCATCTTTCTTTGttgaaaccaccccccacccccacttcttgGATTCGAATGGGATTATACTCAATAAAAATGGATAATCCTATATTTATACATGCGATTAAGAGTATGGCAAGAAATCAATGTATGCATTGGAGGGGAAAAAGCAGGGATATCATTAAAAAGCCCATTATGTAAGAATGTGTTGTTGCCTATGAATATAGGTAACAGAATATTAAACacctggtatgacaaaggaataaaatACAACGAAGACTGCTATGCAGAGGGGACTCTCATGCATTTTGATCAGctaaaacagaaatatggaaTAGCTAATGGGGCTTTCTCTGTTTCCTCCAGCTGAGatcattcctaagagaaagatgggacccAATGTTtgtcccacctgaaattagtgaaatgcaaGAAATGATCTGGctagggaatacacccaaatttgtaacaaaaatgtactatgctctccagagtgaaagtgcaaaaccaggttcacagaggtcgagggaaagatgggagtcagattttgttgtaatatcagaaaggtgttggtctgattggtgtttgaatGGTATGACataaattataaatgcaagatatggactggtttcAGTACAACttcctacatcaattatatcttatgcCGCAGAAACTACATAggttaaaatctgaaatatcggagatgttttatagatgtgagattgaaacaggaatgtttttacatgctATCTGGTCATATgtgaaggtgaggcccttttggcaGGATATTGCGGTAAATATTAATAAGAAAAAGAGGGGTGGGCTTCACAGATGACCCGGAGCTTTATTGTTTTGGTAATTTTATTGATATAagtaataaattaattaaattccaaatttcttttgtcaatgtagctttagcagtggctaaggAGTGTATTACaactacttggaagtctgactctctaTAActcatagcacgatggactgcagagatgaatatatggagaaaattacataatttttaaaaaaataagtacgATACATTTGTCAAGATATAGCAGCCATATCTGGACTATATAAGGGCCCAATTATAATAATAATGTTACAATATAAACAGATGTGACTTCTCCACATAGTATACTTTATAGATAGTATAAGTATGAGCTCTGACAGTGTGAAGGGGAGGggtttttctttgttctttttgtATGAAAAATTTTAATATATTGTGAAATTGAAGATTTagctatatatgaaaaaaaaacattctatggGATTGCTGTAACTTCCCCAAGTCCTCGGCAGGTGCAATaatctggcatagggattacataaagtgttatgtgagtagaaagaaaaaaaagttgagaaccactggcctagggTATACGTCTGCATCAGTAGTAAAGTTAGCAGACTTCTATTTTGGCAggatggataaatctctgggaccagACCACGTGCATCGCAGAATATTGTGGGAAGGTAAGAAGGAAAGTGTTGAGGCCTTAACAGATATTTCTAACTCATAGCTGATGAAAAGAAAAGCTCTGGAGCTCTGGAGGACTGGAGGATGGCAAGTGCGGCACCACTATTTAATAAAGGGCTGGAAGGACAATTTGAGTAATTACAGATCTGTTAGTGGTAAGGAAACTGCTGGAGAGGATTTGGAGATATATAATCCATCAATATTTGTATGACCAGGGGAAATTAAGGAGAGCCAGCTTGGATTTATGTGTGGGAAATTATGTCTCACAAACTCGATGGAATTTTCTGAAGAGATGACAGGGGATAGATGACAGCAATGTAGTTAATAttatttatatggattttagaaaAGTGACAAGTTCCCACATGGCAATGGTTATGGATATCAGGCCAACTAGccaactgaattttaaaaaaaattagcttgGTGATGGACATCAGAGAGGGGTTATAGCGGTCACTTCTTCAGAAGGAAATCCATGACCATTGGAGTTCCTTGGGATTTAGTACTAGAATCCTTGATTTTGTAATATACTTAAATGATTTGGTCCAGGATGTTTGtagcaagtttgctgattacaTAAAAATGTACTCAAgtagacagcaaagaaggttatcTGGGTTTGCAATCAGATCGAGATCATATGGGGAACTGGGCCAAGGTATGAATATGCAGTTCAACTCAGAGGTATGAAGTGATGCAAGTAAGTAAATTGAAACAAGGCAGTATTTACTCTGTTAATGACAGTTACCTAAAGATTGATAATGAAGCAGGAGGTCCTAGGGCTGCAGGTACATAACTCATTAAAGATGCCAGCACCTGTAGACAGAATAGGGTAGAGCATTTGGGATGCttaccttcatcagtcagggcattgaataGTGTTGGGACATTATACTGAAGCTATACAATacattggtgaggtcacacttggaatattgtgtgcagttttagaagGATATTATAAAGTTGGGAAGGGTATAGatcagatttcagttttattgtcactgcatacatgacaccacataaaaccctgagattcttttttatctTGTGAGCAAGGTAGAATTACCAAGTTGGTATGGTACTGCACAAAAGTAAGATTCCTAAAATGAGACCGTGACAGTTTGTTGTTGAGAtttacagaagaggtttacaaagtTATTACTAGAAATAGGGGAAGTTGTGTTATTATCAGAGATTAGAAAAAAATCTAGGTCTATTTTCTTTAGTGTTGTAGGTTGAGAGGTTACCAAGGTCTATAAAATCATAAGGCACATAGTTAAGGTGAAAAGTGACACTATTTCCTAGACTATGTGAATTATAGGCAAGAGGGCATAACTACAGAAGGGTGGGATTTAGAATGGACTGAGAGAGTGAAGTGCATATGAATGACAAAGTGGTTAAGACAGGTATGTTAGCTTCCTTTATAAAATATTTGGATCTACATGGGAGGGGCACAGGccaaatgcagagctggaggttACATTGTTCTGCATGGACATGCTGAACCTGTGGGCCTGTTGTATGATATTAGATTCTATGATTTTAATCATTTGGAATATGATAGTAATATCCCAAATATGAGTTTCAATATCAAAGAAGCATTTAACTAAGAAAGGAGGTGGGAGATAATACTGAGTAAATTGCCTGAGCACTCATCGATCACAAGCACCATGGCTATGGTCCCATTAATGCAAGAGCTCTCCAGTGGGGATTTTATTCACAAAATGAAACAAGCTATCCAAGTTAACCTAATACATTCAGTTCACAAAATGTAGATATTGCCGTGTGTTTAAATGAATAGTTATTTCTCTATGCATTGCTGCGTTCATCTTAAAAGTACTAATGATAATCTTTGATGTACTCAAGCACTTCACTTGTTTAATTTCCTTGTTCACTTTTGCACATTTCCTCTGCCTGCCTTACTAGATCACCTAGTCAAAGGACAAAAGCAGCTTCTGCACTTCCTACAACTTTCATACTTGTCTTCAAATCACTCACAACCTGTGCCTGAATCACCATGGATAAGGTTCAGCAAATAACCCGCTCTGCCATGAGAAGAGCCTCTGCACTTGAAGTGAATCCACAAGTTCACCAAAACGTACAGGGACTCTTTATCAATTTTTCTCTGATTCTTATTTGTCTTCTTCTTATGTACATCATAAAGCTGCTGATGTATTAACATTGGGACATGGACTCTTGGTTAACAGACTGTGCATCTCTTCTAAGCTGTGACATGGGAGCATGTatgtcctgtgtgtttttttttttgttaagaataTTCACTTATGATTATAAGTTAACAACaatatgaaagaaaaaaaattctgatctgTATTTCAACGTAATTTTTTTGAACTTCAAATTTTCTCAAATTTGAAAAGATCTGGTTTACACCATCTAAAATGTACAAGGAATGCTTGTTAGTTTTAGCCTTTCAGGCAGTTTTGGCCAGTAGCATATGTGCACTTTACCAATTATAAAATGCTACAAGCTTCTAACACTTTAAGGGAAAATCCCATCTTTGgcctaagttaaaaaaaattagaaaaggtGCTCCAGGTGATGTTTAGAGTGTTACAACTATGTAACttgaatgcaaggagtgtggaTAGAAATAGTTTGAAATATAACCTACGTGCACACTGTGGACAGTTTAAAACGATTCAGAAAAATCACTGGAATCGATACAAGCGTTATATACAATATATTTGTAAAATGGTTTACTGCTTTTCTTTTATTTAATAGTGATAGGTTGAACTCCTGTCATGGGATTGTTCATTGTCACCAGACACTTAAAAGGGAGCAGTTAATTCGATAAAGCATTTATATAGTGATTTTCATGTCATTTTCAGAACATTCTGAAGTGTTTAACATCCCATGAGATAGTTTATGATGAGTATAGCCTTCTGTTATGTACATACTTTGTTGAATAATTGTTTGCTGATGTGTAGGCCTATCAACATTTAGAGTTACTGGTTGAAATGAACAGCAACTTATGGCTTATTTGATTAAATCTATTAACACTGACTTAATGCAACATCAAAAAGTTTATCAACTTGAGTCTAGTTTTCTGGTCTCAATCTTTAACTGGTAATATGTTCTAGTTGTGAATTGCCAAATAAATGCTTGCTGCCACATGTTTTCATTCAGAGAAAAACATTAGGAACTGAGTATTTTATCTGCTGCATGTacttgcaaaaaaaattgcaataaaattcCAGACAAACACTTACTTTTATTATTCCTTTATGTTCTTAATAATAATCTAACATTTACTTGAGATTCATTGGATATTGGGCAAGAATAATCAAGAATGGATCAACTGAAAGGAACTACATCTGACAAGGAGTGGAATTTGCCTGTGCATGTGAGATAGTTGTTGCACCCCAACCACCACATAGACTTCACGCTCTGAGGTCTTTACACATTAGTAAGGTTCAGTGGTAATCTGATTCTGCTGCATTAGCATACAATCATGGGTGAATAATGTGCTTCTTTGCCTGTCTGTAAATATGCAGTCACAATGACATTCAAAAAGGTGGCGACATGCATTGACGTCCTTACTCACTGCCTCCTCATCATGGCTTCCCCAAATCAACCTCCCCTGACTTCTCTGTCCTCTACCTTCTAATAGTGCCCCTGGGACCATGCAAAATCCTACAAAAACTATTGGCAAAGTAAGCAATCTGTCATCAGAGTCCTTTTCCAGGCTGACATTCTCAGTCAAAGCACATTCATTCAACTCAGTTGAGTAATTTACTTGTCTGACACACCTGAACCTGAAAAATACATTATATTCTGAGCTTTGTCACattaagaaattacaagacaaaCAAAGATCATCAACAACATTCTCTTGAATtcttgggaaaaaaaagtctCCAGGAAATACCTAATGAGAAACTTGAGGGCATGTGTTAGATTGCAGAGGCCAGTGTAAATGAAGAAAGAGAGTATCACCTCTACTCTCCTGTTCAGTATGTTCAGTCCCATCTGTAGTACTGGCCGAAAGCAAAACTAAACCCTCTccacctatatcaatgatctcacacaccctccatcacttcaataagttctagttccctgaactcaactgCTTCATCTTTACTGTGGAcacaaaacttttatttaaacttttttttttaaaactatccattattcttcttcttcttctttggcttggcttcgcggacgaagatttatggagggggtaaaaagtccacgtcagctgcaggctcgtttgtggctgaccagtccgatgcgggacaggcagacacgattgcagcggttgcaagggaaaattggttggttggggttgggtgttgggtttttcctcctttgccttttgtcagtgaggtaggctctgcggtcttcttcaaaggaggctgctgcccgccaaactgtgaggcgccaagatgcacggtttgaggcgttatcagcccactggcggtggtcaatgtggcaggcaccaagagatttctttaggcagtccttgtaccttttctttggtgcacctctgtcacggtggccagtggagagctcgccatataatacgatcttgggaaggcgatggtcctccattctggagacgtgacccatccagcgcagctggatcttcagcagcgtggactcgatgctgtcgacctctgccatctcgagtacctcgacgttaggggtgtgagcgctccaatagatgttgaggatggagctatCTATCCATTATTACTATTTCAGAAAAACCATGGTTCACACTTGGCAGTTCAGACAAATTTTTATACTTAGTCATATTGTCCAAGTCCTCTGTGCCCCAGATATTTTTCTGAATTCTTTTACAGGTATTAACCACCCCTTACTCTTACATTTACAAAGAA
This region includes:
- the pln1 gene encoding cardiac phospholamban translates to MDKVQQITRSAMRRASALEVNPQVHQNVQGLFINFSLILICLLLMYIIKLLMY